A genomic region of Caldicellulosiruptor acetigenus contains the following coding sequences:
- a CDS encoding glycosyltransferase, with the protein MNIVVVIPVYNPPQSFKKLLLDLSNIEFIKNILVIDDGSKKKILLKCDKCIILRHDKNKGKGAALKTAFEYLKDRSFDRIILLDGDLKVKKEELQAFCEKVFVLNDKQMLIGYPIKVRKKGFGVVKKFAKFVVRIYTRKEVEHCLSGQRIIPFSVLKDIKYIPDRYGVDISMLIDFINMGYEIKEVEFDFSHDEKGKSLKDLLHKIRQMKDIFWVFITKWRA; encoded by the coding sequence TTGAATATTGTTGTGGTAATTCCTGTATACAATCCTCCACAATCTTTTAAAAAGCTTCTTCTGGACTTATCTAACATAGAGTTTATAAAAAATATACTTGTTATTGATGATGGTTCTAAGAAAAAGATTTTACTTAAGTGTGATAAGTGCATCATACTAAGACATGATAAAAACAAAGGCAAGGGTGCGGCTCTAAAAACAGCATTTGAATATCTCAAAGACAGGTCTTTTGACAGGATAATCCTTCTGGATGGTGACTTAAAGGTAAAAAAAGAAGAGTTGCAAGCATTTTGTGAAAAAGTTTTTGTTCTAAACGATAAACAAATGCTAATTGGTTATCCTATAAAAGTGAGAAAAAAAGGTTTTGGAGTTGTGAAAAAGTTTGCTAAGTTTGTGGTGAGAATTTATACCAGAAAAGAGGTTGAGCATTGTCTCAGTGGTCAGAGGATAATTCCATTTTCTGTTTTAAAAGATATCAAATACATTCCTGACAGATATGGAGTTGACATTTCAATGTTAATTGATTTTATTAATATGGGTTATGAGATAAAAGAGGTTGAGTTTGATTTTTCACACGACGAAAAGGGAAAAAGTTTGAAAGATTTATTACATAAAATTCGACAGATGAAGGATATATTTTGGGTTTTTATTACCAAATGGAGGGCGTGA
- a CDS encoding copper transporter: protein MNGVSIKYFVITIASIFVALGVGILIGFSVNSEKFVQKQFQQQLSLIDKNLVELKKENDRLLKEIDEYKSQINQLGKINDTLVNAYLKTCKSNAVVSLIVTSTDYSYNDLIDFLRKNQIKLARIVKVKRTFVDVLNNKTNDFSEYKLPEDIINTLALYAVFDMKDELLTKLTEKRYIEINRLSGEIADTILIAGGNTLQNDTFNAVDRRVIEKLRSINDLNIVGVEQSYSEINYCEKYKSMGLDTVDNVDELTGKVSLIELIRGGNGNYGTKKEANLLMPNTFTSIEVSENSLKKRREGLLELYQNLQSANVMP, encoded by the coding sequence ATGAATGGAGTTAGTATAAAATATTTCGTTATTACTATTGCTTCTATCTTTGTTGCTCTTGGAGTTGGGATTCTTATTGGATTTTCTGTAAATAGTGAAAAATTTGTTCAAAAACAGTTTCAGCAGCAGTTAAGCCTTATAGATAAGAATTTAGTTGAGTTAAAAAAAGAAAATGACAGGCTTTTAAAAGAGATTGATGAGTACAAATCGCAGATAAATCAACTGGGAAAAATAAATGACACTCTAGTAAATGCATATCTCAAAACATGCAAAAGTAATGCAGTTGTAAGTCTCATTGTAACATCAACAGATTATTCATACAACGACCTAATAGATTTTTTGAGAAAAAATCAAATAAAGTTAGCAAGAATTGTAAAAGTAAAAAGAACGTTTGTGGATGTTTTGAATAACAAGACAAACGATTTTTCAGAATATAAACTTCCAGAAGACATAATAAATACTCTAGCATTGTACGCGGTATTTGACATGAAGGATGAACTTTTGACAAAACTTACAGAAAAAAGATATATAGAAATAAATAGACTATCAGGAGAAATTGCCGATACAATTTTAATAGCAGGTGGAAATACTCTTCAGAACGATACTTTTAACGCAGTTGATAGAAGAGTTATTGAAAAGTTGAGAAGTATAAACGACCTCAACATTGTTGGGGTTGAGCAATCGTACAGTGAGATAAACTATTGTGAAAAGTACAAAAGCATGGGCTTGGATACAGTTGATAACGTTGATGAACTGACAGGCAAAGTTTCACTTATAGAGCTTATAAGAGGTGGAAATGGCAATTATGGAACTAAAAAAGAGGCAAACCTTTTAATGCCTAATACCTTTACAAGCATTGAGGTTTCTGAAAATTCATTGAAAAAGAGAAGAGAAGGTTTGCTTGAGCTATATCAAAATCTTCAATCTGCAAATGTTATGCCATAA
- the steA gene encoding putative cytokinetic ring protein SteA: MIKGKVRIDRRTKNLVKRLRPGEIPVILHEDIDEVAAYSLLEKKVKVVINCAKSFTGKFPAVGAKILLSHDVIIIDNLGEDVFNRIREGDIIEIKDDKIFLNGNYLCDAKYLSKEEFESFYQKSFKEMENLLEDFIENTLEYAKKEKGFILGQFEMPDISTKIAGRHVLVVTRGSSFKKDIKAIKGYITEIKPVVIAVDGAADALLEEKIRPNIIIGDMDSVSEESLYKCDEIIVHSYPNGYAPGLKRIQALGLEAKTIACPGTSEDVALLLAYEKGAELIVSVGSHSSMLDFLEKGRKGMSSTFLVRLKIGSKLVDARGVSKLYTEKVSFKYIGVLLFSALIPILAILMVTPPFQYFFYLIQLKLRVILR; encoded by the coding sequence ATGATAAAAGGCAAGGTAAGGATTGATAGAAGGACCAAGAACTTAGTTAAAAGATTAAGACCAGGGGAGATACCTGTCATATTGCACGAGGATATTGATGAGGTAGCTGCATATTCTCTCTTAGAAAAAAAAGTAAAGGTGGTAATTAACTGTGCTAAGTCTTTTACTGGGAAGTTTCCAGCAGTTGGTGCGAAGATTCTTCTTTCACACGATGTGATTATAATTGATAATTTAGGGGAAGATGTATTTAATCGAATAAGAGAAGGGGACATTATAGAAATCAAAGATGATAAGATATTTTTAAACGGCAATTATCTGTGTGATGCAAAATATCTTTCTAAAGAAGAGTTTGAATCTTTTTATCAAAAGAGTTTCAAAGAAATGGAAAATCTTTTGGAAGATTTTATAGAAAATACCTTAGAGTATGCGAAAAAGGAAAAAGGATTTATCTTAGGACAATTTGAAATGCCTGACATTTCAACCAAAATAGCTGGAAGACATGTACTTGTTGTGACAAGAGGGAGCAGTTTTAAAAAAGATATAAAAGCAATAAAAGGCTATATTACAGAGATAAAACCGGTAGTGATTGCAGTTGATGGTGCTGCTGATGCATTGCTTGAGGAAAAGATAAGACCAAACATTATAATTGGGGATATGGATAGTGTGTCTGAAGAAAGTCTTTACAAATGTGACGAGATAATTGTTCATTCATATCCGAATGGATATGCGCCAGGGCTCAAAAGGATACAGGCTTTGGGACTTGAGGCAAAAACAATAGCATGTCCTGGCACAAGTGAAGATGTGGCTTTGCTTTTGGCTTATGAAAAGGGAGCAGAACTGATAGTTTCGGTTGGTTCTCACAGCAGTATGCTTGATTTTTTAGAGAAAGGTCGAAAAGGAATGTCAAGCACTTTTCTGGTCAGGCTAAAAATAGGTTCAAAGCTTGTGGATGCACGAGGTGTATCCAAGCTTTATACTGAAAAGGTAAGTTTCAAATATATCGGGGTTTTGTTGTTTTCTGCACTTATTCCTATACTTGCAATCCTCATGGTAACCCCACCTTTTCAGTACTTTTTCTATTTGATTCAACTAAAACTGAGAGTAATCTTGAGGTAG
- the mgsA gene encoding methylglyoxal synthase, producing the protein MNIALIAHDKKKELMVQFAIAYKFILSKHTLYATGTTGRLIQEATGLEVHRFLPGPLGGDQQIGSLIAYNQIDMVIFLRDPLTAQPHEPDVNALLRLCDVHNIPLATNIATAELLIKALDRGDLSWREIVNPKLQKNKSDK; encoded by the coding sequence ATGAATATAGCACTTATTGCCCATGATAAGAAAAAAGAACTTATGGTTCAATTTGCAATAGCTTATAAGTTTATATTGTCAAAACACACATTATATGCGACAGGAACTACTGGAAGGTTAATTCAGGAAGCAACAGGGCTTGAAGTTCATAGATTTCTTCCAGGTCCGCTCGGAGGGGACCAGCAGATAGGGTCTTTAATTGCATACAATCAGATTGACATGGTGATATTTTTGAGAGACCCTCTTACAGCTCAGCCTCATGAACCAGATGTGAATGCACTTTTGCGTCTTTGTGATGTCCATAATATTCCTCTTGCAACAAACATTGCAACAGCAGAACTTTTGATAAAAGCCCTTGATAGAGGAGACTTATCATGGCGTGAAATTGTAAATCCAAAACTGCAAAAAAACAAGAGTGATAAGTGA
- the rodA gene encoding rod shape-determining protein RodA: MIVKNKETIKKRFNVFITILMIILCLIGFILIASATNVLETGKYKLVISQVIWFCLGLSLYFVFSLIDYRIFANFYVIIYMIMVILLLYVDIKGINVLGGQRWIKIGPFSFQPSEISKLLMVVFFAKVVTMQENINKFKTLVKVLIFTAIPIVLVLKQPDLGTASVFIAIIATILFVAGLDLRYFYAAIGALLVFIPIAWEFVLHEYQKDRIRIFLNPQLDPMGKGWQVIYSQIAIGSGRVFGKGLFMGTINRLDYLPVKESDFIFGVAGEELGFVGCIIIITVYALLILNLIRIASTCKEKLASYIVAGVAGMFSFQMFVNIAMTLGIMPVTGIPLPFVSYGGSSMLTSMASLGIVQSIYRENIKTMF; encoded by the coding sequence ATGATAGTGAAAAACAAAGAGACCATAAAAAAAAGGTTCAATGTTTTCATAACCATCTTAATGATAATTCTTTGTCTTATTGGCTTTATTTTAATTGCGAGTGCGACAAACGTTCTGGAGACAGGAAAATATAAATTGGTAATTTCGCAAGTCATCTGGTTTTGTTTGGGACTGAGCTTATACTTCGTTTTTTCATTAATTGACTATAGAATATTTGCAAACTTTTATGTTATTATTTATATGATAATGGTTATTCTGCTTTTGTATGTAGACATAAAAGGTATAAATGTACTTGGTGGTCAGAGATGGATAAAAATTGGACCATTTTCGTTTCAGCCGTCTGAGATTTCTAAATTGCTCATGGTAGTATTTTTTGCAAAAGTTGTTACAATGCAGGAAAATATTAATAAGTTTAAAACATTGGTCAAAGTATTGATTTTCACTGCAATTCCTATAGTTCTTGTTTTAAAACAGCCCGACTTGGGAACAGCTTCTGTGTTCATCGCCATAATTGCTACAATTTTATTTGTTGCAGGGCTGGACTTGAGATATTTCTACGCAGCAATTGGTGCACTTTTGGTGTTTATTCCTATTGCATGGGAATTTGTTCTTCATGAATATCAAAAAGATAGAATAAGAATATTTTTAAATCCCCAGCTTGACCCGATGGGAAAAGGATGGCAGGTAATATACTCTCAGATAGCTATAGGGTCAGGTAGAGTATTTGGCAAAGGCTTATTTATGGGAACAATCAACAGGCTTGATTATCTTCCTGTGAAAGAATCCGACTTTATATTTGGTGTGGCAGGGGAAGAACTTGGTTTTGTAGGATGTATAATTATAATAACAGTATATGCGCTGCTTATACTGAACCTTATTAGAATAGCTTCCACATGCAAAGAAAAGCTTGCATCTTACATTGTTGCTGGGGTTGCAGGTATGTTTAGTTTTCAGATGTTTGTCAATATTGCAATGACTCTTGGGATAATGCCTGTGACTGGAATTCCTCTGCCGTTTGTAAGCTATGGTGGAAGCTCGATGCTTACTTCCATGGCATCACTTGGAATTGTGCAAAGCATTTATAGGGAAAATATAAAAACTATGTTTTGA
- the minE gene encoding cell division topological specificity factor MinE has protein sequence MFEFFNKFFNKQSSKDIAKERLKLVIIHDRANVSPELLEMIKNEILKAIQKYIVIDDKLLEIQITRTPSEQKGEFVPALIANIPIKSVKKSEILNNEADD, from the coding sequence ATGTTTGAATTCTTTAACAAGTTCTTTAACAAACAATCTTCAAAAGACATTGCAAAGGAGAGGCTAAAACTTGTTATTATTCACGACAGGGCAAACGTGTCTCCAGAACTTTTAGAGATGATAAAGAATGAGATTTTGAAGGCTATACAAAAATACATAGTGATTGACGACAAACTCTTGGAAATTCAAATAACCAGAACACCGTCTGAGCAGAAAGGCGAATTTGTTCCTGCACTTATTGCCAATATTCCTATAAAATCTGTAAAGAAATCTGAGATTTTAAACAACGAGGCTGACGATTAA
- the minD gene encoding septum site-determining protein MinD → MGEVYVITSGKGGVGKTTTTANVGTYLSVLGKRVLLIDADIGLRNLDVVMGLENRIVFDIVDVVEGRCKPKQALIKDKRFDGLYLLPAAQSKDKTAVSPEQMKALCEQLKDDFDFILIDCPAGIEQGFKNAIAGAQKAIVVTTPEVSAVRDADRIIGLLEAYELHNPKLIINRIRFDMVKRGDMMDIDDILEILSIELLGIIPDDEKIIISTNKGEPVVMDEKSKAGQEYRNIARRILGENIPIVGEEENSGFLSRLKRLLGLNNS, encoded by the coding sequence ATGGGAGAGGTTTATGTAATTACATCTGGTAAAGGTGGAGTTGGAAAGACAACAACCACTGCAAATGTAGGGACATATTTGAGCGTTTTGGGAAAAAGGGTGCTTTTGATTGATGCTGATATAGGTCTTAGGAATTTAGATGTTGTTATGGGACTTGAGAACAGAATTGTGTTTGACATTGTGGATGTTGTTGAAGGAAGATGCAAGCCAAAACAGGCACTAATTAAAGATAAAAGATTTGATGGGCTTTATTTGCTTCCTGCTGCTCAGTCAAAAGACAAAACTGCCGTTTCACCTGAGCAGATGAAGGCTTTGTGCGAACAGTTGAAGGACGATTTTGATTTTATCTTGATTGACTGTCCTGCGGGGATTGAGCAAGGCTTTAAAAATGCAATTGCAGGTGCACAAAAAGCAATTGTGGTGACAACCCCGGAAGTTTCTGCTGTACGTGACGCCGACAGAATTATTGGTCTTTTGGAAGCATATGAGCTTCACAACCCTAAGCTCATCATAAACAGAATAAGGTTTGATATGGTAAAGCGTGGAGATATGATGGACATTGATGATATTTTAGAAATTCTTTCAATAGAACTTCTTGGGATAATTCCTGATGATGAAAAGATTATAATCTCCACCAATAAAGGAGAACCTGTGGTAATGGACGAAAAATCAAAGGCGGGGCAAGAGTATAGGAATATTGCAAGAAGAATTCTGGGTGAGAATATTCCTATTGTGGGCGAGGAAGAAAATTCAGGTTTTTTGAGCAGGCTAAAAAGGCTTTTGGGGTTAAATAATTCGTAG
- the minC gene encoding septum site-determining protein MinC yields the protein MNEPVVLKGFGKGIAVILDSSCDFETICDHFKQKVINGKNFFSGYEIPIQFIGRKLNSYELQKLIEIMKTFGGVHDIIFPWDEISFHNLISTSEERVENIKEEKLNAKVHKGTLRSGQVITSESDLIIIGDVNPGAEVISKNNIIVLGALRGIAHAGISGNKNAVVFALEMDPVQIRIANIIARAPDEENKREKSVAEIAYIENDTIVVKPVTQF from the coding sequence TTGAATGAACCTGTTGTGTTAAAAGGGTTTGGGAAAGGAATTGCTGTCATTTTGGATAGCAGTTGTGATTTTGAGACAATCTGTGATCATTTTAAGCAAAAAGTTATAAACGGCAAAAATTTTTTTTCAGGATATGAGATTCCTATCCAGTTCATTGGAAGGAAGCTTAACAGTTATGAGCTTCAAAAGCTAATAGAGATAATGAAGACATTTGGAGGAGTGCATGATATAATATTTCCATGGGACGAGATTAGTTTTCATAATCTTATTTCGACTTCAGAGGAACGAGTTGAAAATATAAAAGAAGAAAAGCTCAATGCAAAGGTGCACAAAGGTACTCTGCGTTCAGGACAAGTTATAACCTCAGAGTCTGATCTGATAATTATAGGGGATGTAAATCCCGGAGCAGAGGTGATATCCAAAAATAACATTATTGTCCTGGGAGCGCTCAGAGGGATTGCACATGCGGGCATTTCAGGGAACAAAAATGCTGTCGTTTTTGCGCTTGAGATGGACCCTGTTCAAATCAGGATTGCCAATATAATTGCAAGGGCACCTGATGAGGAAAATAAACGTGAAAAGTCAGTTGCTGAGATTGCTTATATAGAAAATGATACGATAGTTGTTAAGCCTGTTACGCAATTTTAA
- the mrdA gene encoding penicillin-binding protein 2, with product MKILFIEKLKEKNVFNRWTFLYILFICLVLILTGRLSYLQLVKGDYYYELSEKKLMQKANLEAPRGIIYDRNGKPLADNRPAYVLQIMKTQQLRTESQKREFTKKIIEIVNILNKNGDKIINQFKIDINPIRFNFGIADKKLAKKVEIQWKKDRDIPSNFSAQQVFEFLRKKFYIPENLDLQTTLQVMAIEDMLFYNYYQMYQPVTIAIDISMKTIAEIEERRRDFSFVNIEAKAVRIYKDAIYNAFVVGRIGKITQEQYEKLKDKGYSQDSLIGVEGIEKKCEDYLRGKDGLQLIEVDKFGRINDVKIEKQPTKGANVYLTIDSKLQKVAYESLKKVLEKIRNGDYGERFPKANSGAAVVIDVKTGNVLALTSYPSYNPNIFIKGITTSEWNKLINDPTRPMFNRAIAGVYPPGSTFKILSAIAGLQEGVIKPDEKILDTGRYMYYAKSGFTPACWLWNRYRTTHGWVNVVDALKVSCNVFFYETGRRLGIERIDRYATLFGLGGKTGIQLDGESNGILANEENKKKIFNQPWYPGDTVLAAIGQSINAFTPIQMASFIATVANGGTRYQVNLIDKIVDANGKVIYKSVPKVLSRVKMYESTKKAVFEGMKSVTSEEGGTARQAFKDLPFTVAGKTGTSQYSNSSAAHAWFVGFAPYDDPQIAFAIVLENGGHGSYAAYVARDIIDAYFNLPSQQEERP from the coding sequence ATGAAGATATTGTTTATAGAAAAGTTAAAAGAAAAAAACGTATTTAATAGGTGGACTTTTTTATACATACTTTTTATATGCCTTGTGTTAATTCTAACTGGGCGCTTGAGCTATTTACAGCTTGTAAAGGGAGATTATTACTATGAACTTTCTGAAAAGAAGTTGATGCAAAAAGCAAACTTGGAAGCGCCAAGGGGTATTATTTACGATAGAAATGGTAAACCACTTGCTGACAACAGGCCTGCCTATGTTCTCCAGATTATGAAAACTCAGCAGCTTCGAACTGAAAGTCAGAAAAGAGAGTTTACAAAAAAGATAATAGAGATTGTGAATATTCTAAATAAAAATGGAGACAAAATCATAAATCAATTTAAAATTGACATAAATCCTATCAGATTTAATTTTGGTATTGCAGACAAGAAACTTGCAAAAAAAGTAGAAATACAATGGAAAAAAGATAGAGACATTCCTTCGAATTTTTCTGCGCAGCAAGTTTTTGAATTTTTGAGAAAGAAATTTTATATTCCAGAAAATCTTGACCTGCAAACTACTCTTCAGGTAATGGCTATTGAAGATATGCTTTTTTATAACTATTATCAAATGTATCAACCTGTTACAATTGCAATTGACATTTCCATGAAGACTATTGCTGAGATTGAAGAAAGGCGCAGAGATTTTTCGTTTGTAAACATAGAAGCAAAGGCAGTAAGAATTTACAAGGATGCAATATACAACGCGTTCGTGGTAGGAAGGATAGGTAAAATAACTCAAGAACAATACGAAAAGTTAAAAGACAAAGGATATTCTCAGGATAGTTTAATTGGTGTTGAGGGAATAGAAAAAAAGTGCGAAGATTATTTGCGTGGCAAGGATGGACTGCAGCTCATTGAAGTTGACAAGTTTGGAAGGATAAATGATGTCAAGATAGAAAAACAACCAACAAAGGGAGCAAATGTCTATCTGACCATAGACTCTAAGCTTCAGAAAGTTGCTTATGAGTCGCTCAAAAAAGTTTTAGAAAAGATAAGAAATGGTGATTATGGTGAGAGATTCCCAAAAGCAAACAGTGGTGCTGCTGTGGTAATTGATGTAAAAACAGGCAATGTTCTTGCTCTCACAAGTTATCCTTCATACAATCCTAACATATTTATAAAAGGCATCACTACCAGTGAATGGAATAAGCTGATTAATGACCCCACAAGACCAATGTTCAACAGGGCAATTGCCGGGGTTTATCCTCCTGGTTCAACTTTTAAGATACTCTCAGCGATTGCAGGTCTTCAGGAAGGTGTCATCAAGCCAGACGAAAAAATATTGGATACAGGTAGATATATGTATTACGCAAAGTCAGGGTTTACTCCTGCATGCTGGCTGTGGAATAGATATCGAACCACGCATGGCTGGGTAAATGTTGTTGATGCTCTTAAAGTTTCTTGTAACGTATTTTTCTATGAAACCGGAAGAAGACTTGGTATAGAAAGGATTGACAGGTATGCAACACTATTTGGTCTTGGTGGGAAAACTGGGATTCAACTCGATGGTGAATCAAACGGTATACTTGCGAATGAAGAGAATAAAAAGAAAATCTTTAATCAACCTTGGTATCCTGGTGATACAGTTTTAGCAGCTATTGGTCAGTCTATAAATGCATTTACACCTATCCAGATGGCAAGTTTTATTGCAACTGTTGCAAATGGGGGGACAAGATATCAGGTGAACCTCATAGACAAGATTGTGGATGCCAATGGGAAAGTCATCTATAAGTCTGTGCCAAAAGTACTCAGCAGGGTAAAAATGTATGAATCAACAAAAAAGGCAGTTTTTGAAGGAATGAAAAGTGTTACAAGTGAAGAGGGAGGAACAGCAAGACAAGCGTTCAAGGATTTGCCGTTTACAGTGGCAGGGAAAACAGGGACATCACAGTATTCAAACTCATCGGCTGCACATGCTTGGTTTGTTGGTTTTGCACCTTATGATGACCCCCAGATTGCCTTTGCTATAGTTTTGGAAAATGGTGGGCATGGTTCATATGCTGCGTATGTTGCAAGGGATATAATAGATGCATATTTTAATTTGCCTTCGCAACAAGAAGAGAGGCCATAA
- the mreC gene encoding rod shape-determining protein MreC, with the protein MKRNILLTIVVLFAFLFSIVATVISLKNYDSNIVSRKLKEGYIPANSQVVKIIRDIREYINGIFHLNQIIAENKRLKEELNKLNTDKITIEEIKSENAKLKELLGLKEQIGLAASFEIARVVQRSQEAWLSFFIIDKGEKNGIKKNMVVINNQGLIGYVVDTGANWAKVVTLLDPDFSASAMVVRTREIGVVRGSVNLLSKRLCELRYISKDSKIKLNDIVITSGMGEIFPKGIAIGKVVQIKNDRFELTKNILIEPLVDIENVEYVMVIKQVKDINLSVGVK; encoded by the coding sequence TTGAAAAGAAATATTTTATTAACCATTGTTGTTTTGTTTGCATTTTTATTTAGTATAGTTGCAACTGTAATATCCCTCAAAAACTATGATTCAAATATTGTCTCGAGAAAATTGAAAGAGGGATATATTCCTGCAAATTCCCAAGTAGTTAAGATTATCAGAGACATAAGAGAATATATAAACGGAATATTTCATCTCAACCAAATCATTGCTGAGAACAAGCGATTAAAAGAAGAGCTGAATAAGTTAAATACAGATAAAATTACCATTGAAGAGATAAAAAGTGAAAATGCAAAATTAAAAGAACTTTTGGGGCTCAAAGAACAAATTGGGTTGGCCGCAAGTTTTGAAATTGCCAGAGTTGTTCAGAGATCTCAAGAAGCCTGGCTTAGTTTTTTTATCATCGACAAAGGAGAAAAAAACGGCATAAAGAAAAACATGGTTGTTATCAACAACCAAGGACTGATAGGATATGTTGTAGATACGGGAGCAAATTGGGCAAAAGTAGTGACGCTGCTTGACCCTGATTTTTCAGCATCTGCTATGGTTGTGCGAACAAGAGAAATTGGTGTTGTAAGAGGGAGTGTCAATCTTTTGTCAAAAAGGTTATGTGAGCTGAGGTATATTTCGAAAGATTCTAAGATTAAACTTAATGATATTGTTATAACCTCTGGGATGGGAGAGATATTTCCAAAAGGAATTGCCATTGGCAAGGTTGTGCAGATAAAAAACGACAGGTTTGAGCTTACCAAAAACATTTTAATAGAACCTTTAGTTGACATCGAAAATGTAGAATATGTGATGGTAATAAAGCAGGTAAAAGATATAAATTTGTCGGTAGGTGTGAAGTAA
- a CDS encoding rod shape-determining protein, which translates to MGLLKSFYRDLGIDLGTANTLVHLRGKGIVVNEPSVVAVQKDTGKILAVGNEAKEMIGRTPGNIVAIRPLKDGVIADFYTTQVMLKYFMEKAYKKSFLGLRPRVVICVPSGVTEVERRAVEESAYKAGAKEVYIMEEPMAAAIGAGLPVDEPSGSMVVDIGGGTSEVAVISLGGIVTSKSLRIAGDEFDEAISNYIKKEYNLMIGDRTAEEIKINIGSAYPLEKEEWYEIKGRDLITGLPKTIKVSSTEIRDALKEPVMAIVDAIKQTLEKTPPELAADIMERGIMLTGGGALLKGLDKLISKETGLPVHIAERPLDCVALGAGKALEEIETLRNVMINRSSR; encoded by the coding sequence ATGGGACTTCTAAAATCATTCTACAGAGATTTGGGAATTGATTTGGGCACTGCAAACACTCTTGTACATTTACGTGGGAAAGGCATTGTTGTGAATGAACCGTCTGTTGTGGCTGTTCAAAAAGACACTGGAAAGATTTTAGCGGTTGGAAATGAAGCAAAAGAGATGATTGGCCGAACACCTGGCAACATTGTGGCAATAAGACCATTGAAAGATGGTGTTATAGCTGATTTTTATACAACTCAAGTCATGTTAAAGTATTTTATGGAAAAAGCATATAAAAAATCATTTCTTGGGTTAAGACCAAGAGTTGTGATATGTGTTCCATCTGGTGTTACAGAAGTTGAGAGAAGGGCTGTGGAAGAATCGGCTTACAAGGCAGGAGCAAAAGAGGTTTATATAATGGAAGAACCTATGGCAGCAGCTATTGGTGCAGGACTTCCTGTTGATGAGCCGTCTGGCAGCATGGTAGTAGATATTGGTGGGGGTACGTCAGAGGTTGCTGTGATATCCTTAGGAGGAATTGTCACCAGTAAATCCCTCAGAATTGCTGGGGATGAGTTTGACGAGGCAATTTCAAACTATATAAAGAAGGAATACAACTTAATGATAGGCGATAGAACTGCAGAGGAGATAAAAATAAACATTGGCTCTGCATATCCTCTTGAAAAGGAAGAATGGTACGAAATAAAAGGAAGAGACCTTATAACAGGTCTTCCAAAAACTATAAAGGTTTCATCCACAGAAATAAGAGATGCCTTAAAAGAACCTGTTATGGCAATTGTTGATGCAATAAAACAAACTCTTGAAAAAACTCCACCAGAGCTTGCAGCAGATATTATGGAAAGAGGGATTATGTTGACAGGTGGTGGTGCGCTTTTAAAAGGGCTTGACAAACTTATAAGCAAAGAGACTGGTCTTCCTGTTCACATAGCTGAAAGACCTCTTGATTGTGTAGCACTGGGGGCTGGAAAGGCGCTGGAAGAAATTGAAACCTTACGAAATGTGATGATTAACAGGAGCTCAAGATAG